Proteins encoded together in one Penaeus vannamei isolate JL-2024 chromosome 9, ASM4276789v1, whole genome shotgun sequence window:
- the Elp3 gene encoding elongator complex protein 3 produces MGQNRKKGPTLSKEELRMLTVGEIVQELIKAQKEGRDVNLNKLKTRISSKYGLSSSPRLVDIIAAVPQEHKKVLLPKLRAKPVRTASGIAVVAVMCKPHRCPHINMTGNICVYCPGGPDSDFEYSTQSYTGYEPTSMRAIRARYNPYLQTRHRVEQLRQLGHNVDKVEFIVMGGTFMALPEDYRDYFIRNLHDALSGHSSTSVDEAVLYSERSNTKCIGITIETRPDYCLKRHLSDMLKYGCTRLEIGVQSVYEDVARDTNRGHTVRAVSESFQYSKDAGFKVVSHMMPDLPNVDYERDVEQFIEFFENPAFRADGLKIYPTLVIRGTGLYELWKTGRYKSYPPNTLVDLVATILSLVPPWVRIYRVQRDIPMPLVSSGVEHGNLRELALARMKDLGTQCRDVRTREVGIQEIHHKVRPYEVEFIRRDYTANGGWETFLSYEDPDQDILVGLLRLRKCSDQTFRPELVGGVSIVRELHVYGSVVPVSARDPTKFQHQGFGMLLMEEAERIAKEEHGSNKISVISGVGTRNYYRKLGYELDGPYMSKSLV; encoded by the exons ATGGGACAGAATCGGAAGAAAG GTCCTACTCTCTCCAAGGAGGAGCTGCGTATGCTAACAGTGGGCGAGATTGTGCAGGAGCTCATCAAGGCACAGAAAGAAGGGCGCGACGTGAATCTGAATAAACTAAAGACACGAATATCATCAAAATAtggactctcctcatctcccAGGCTGGTGGACATTATTGCAGCAGTGCCACAAGAACACAAGAAAGTCCTCCTTCCAAAGCTGCGAGCGAAGCCTGTCCGAACAGCTTCTGGG ATTGCAGTGGTTGCTGTTATGTGCAAACCGCATCGCTGTCCACACATTAACATGACTGGTAATATATGCGTGTACTGTCCTGGGGGTCCAGACTCTGACTTTGAGTACTCAACACAGAGCTACACAGGCTATGAACCCACTTCAATGAGAGCTATTAGGGCCAGGTATAACCCGTACCTTCAAACTAGACATCGTGTAGAGCAG TTGAGGCAGCTCGGCCATAATGTGGACAAGGTTGAGTTCATTGTGATGGGCGGCACATTCATGGCCCTCCCAGAAGACTACAGAGATTATTTTATCCGGAACCTCCATGATGCTCTTTCGGGACACTCGTCTACCAGTGTCGATGAAGCCGTGTTGTACTCAGAAAGGAGCAACACAAAGTGTATTG GCATTACCATTGAGACTCGTCCTGACTACTGCCTGAAGCGACATCTCTCAGACATGCTCAAGTATGGCTGCACGAGATTGGAAATAGGAGTCCAGTCGGTCTATGAAGATGTAGCAAGGGATACAAACAG GGGTCATACAGTGAGAGCTGTTAGTGAGAGTTTCCAATACTCGAAGGATGCTGGATTTAAGGTTGTGTCACATATGATGCCAGACTTGCCCAATGTGGACTATGAGAGAGATGTAGAACAATTTATT GAATTCTTTGAGAACCCAGCTTTCCGCGCAGACGGTCTGAAGATCTATCCAACACTGGTAATCCGAGGAACAGGCTTGTACGAATTATGGAAGACGGGAAGATACAAGAGCTACCCCCCGAACACCCTTGTGGATCTGGTTGCCACAATCCTCTCTCTGGTTCCCCCATGGGTCAGAATTTACCGAGTTCAGCGAGATATCCCCATGCCTCTTGTCAG TTCTGGAGTGGAACATGGAAATCTCCGTGAGTTGGCGTTAGCCAGAATGAAGGATCTTGGTACGCAGTGTAGGGATGTTCGAACACGTGAAGTCGGCATTCAAGAAATTCATCATAAAGTTAGGCCATATGAG GTTGAGTTCATTCGTCGTGACTACACTGCTAACGGTGGGTGGGAAACATTCCTTTCATATGAAGACCCAGATCAGGATATTTTAGTTGGTCTTCTTCGTCTCAGAAAGTGTTCAGACCAGACCTTCCG TCCTGAGTTGGTAGGAGGAGTGTCTATTGTCCGCGAGTTGCATGTATATGGCTCGGTGGTGCCTGTGAGTGCAAGAGACCCAACGAAATTCCAGCACCAAGGGTTCGGAATGTTGCTAATGGAAGAAGCGGAGAGAATTGCCAAGGAAGAACATGGATCCAATAAGATATCTGTCATTTCAG GTGTTGGAACCAGGAATTACTACAGGAAGCTGGGATATGAACTCGATGGACCTTATATGTCCAAGTCACTTGTTTAA